In Devosia beringensis, a single window of DNA contains:
- a CDS encoding putative bifunctional diguanylate cyclase/phosphodiesterase, with protein MFRAAIKNLAWQDSAKQQALADAYLPIVRGFLLPASLYYAFVTWAHFQDETGRDLILLAGASAITAIAYWLIRQYALAKRPVSLGRLELLGVSANGLMYGNVVLYMLLHYTESKLIYFSLMAVVFSTTGVTLRGTVLSIVVSIGSLYLFANAAGTAIVGQYVFIGVATAFASLGMASLLRKAMVQQVDARLLADDLAAKAQNLARTDPLTGLPNRRAVFQELDALVAARCPFWAGIIDLDGFKSVNDVYGHVIGDRLLCAVVEQARSIDLGEGLFGRIGGDEFIFVLPGSLPDDALLALGERIIAAMGVRHQIGLLQLTVGASAGFAHFPSMGVSSAQIYEHADFALYRAKTTQRGRTVLFDASENQAMQDTLAIERALREGDLERELDLQFQPQYSISSGAIVSFEALARWNSPTLGSVRPDLFIGVAERCGLIGRVTPILFRKCLDGLAQLPDEIGVSFNLSAKDIGSPEVIAALLDMVASSGLAHERIEFEITETAVMTDLAVAGQLLADLSAAGYRIALDDFGSGYSSFQYIDQLPLDKVKLDKSFVRRVPHNVKSREIIASIIALCCRLGLRCVLEGVETEDEMVALTPLGPDLIQGYLFGRPMPLAQAIAAVADERAARLRAEALTARAAGPKKQRKAAAS; from the coding sequence ATGTTCAGGGCTGCAATCAAGAATCTGGCGTGGCAAGATTCCGCGAAACAACAGGCCCTGGCGGACGCTTACCTGCCGATCGTCAGAGGTTTTCTGCTGCCGGCCAGCCTTTACTACGCTTTTGTCACCTGGGCGCATTTTCAGGATGAGACCGGCCGCGATCTGATCCTGCTGGCGGGCGCCAGCGCGATTACGGCAATTGCCTACTGGCTGATCCGCCAGTATGCGCTGGCCAAGCGCCCGGTGTCGCTGGGCCGGCTGGAACTGCTCGGCGTGAGCGCCAATGGCCTGATGTATGGCAATGTCGTGCTCTACATGCTGTTGCACTATACCGAAAGCAAGCTGATCTACTTCTCGCTGATGGCAGTGGTTTTTTCCACCACCGGGGTGACGCTGCGCGGCACGGTGCTCAGCATCGTGGTGTCGATCGGCTCGCTCTATCTGTTCGCCAATGCGGCCGGCACGGCCATTGTCGGGCAATATGTGTTTATCGGCGTGGCGACGGCCTTTGCCTCGCTGGGCATGGCGAGCCTGTTGCGCAAGGCCATGGTGCAGCAGGTCGATGCGCGCCTGCTGGCGGACGATCTGGCGGCCAAGGCGCAGAACCTGGCGCGGACCGATCCGCTGACCGGGTTGCCCAACCGGCGGGCAGTGTTTCAGGAACTCGATGCTCTGGTGGCGGCGCGTTGCCCGTTCTGGGCGGGCATCATCGATCTGGATGGCTTTAAATCGGTCAACGATGTCTATGGCCATGTGATCGGCGATCGCCTGCTTTGTGCGGTGGTTGAACAGGCCAGGTCGATCGATCTGGGCGAGGGGCTGTTCGGCCGCATCGGCGGAGACGAGTTCATCTTCGTGCTGCCCGGAAGCCTGCCCGATGACGCGCTGTTGGCGCTGGGCGAGCGGATCATTGCGGCGATGGGTGTGCGCCACCAGATCGGCTTGTTGCAGCTGACGGTGGGGGCCTCGGCCGGTTTTGCGCATTTTCCCAGCATGGGGGTCTCGAGCGCGCAGATCTATGAACATGCCGATTTCGCCCTCTACCGCGCCAAGACCACGCAGCGGGGCCGTACGGTGCTGTTCGACGCCAGTGAAAACCAGGCAATGCAGGATACGCTGGCGATCGAGCGCGCGCTGCGCGAAGGCGATCTGGAGCGCGAGCTCGATCTGCAGTTCCAGCCGCAATATTCAATTTCCAGCGGCGCAATTGTGAGCTTTGAGGCGCTGGCTCGATGGAACAGTCCGACGCTGGGCTCGGTCCGCCCGGACCTGTTCATCGGGGTGGCGGAACGGTGCGGGCTGATCGGCCGGGTGACGCCGATCCTGTTCCGGAAGTGTCTCGATGGTCTGGCGCAACTGCCCGACGAGATCGGCGTGTCGTTCAATCTGTCGGCCAAGGATATCGGCAGCCCGGAGGTCATTGCGGCGCTGCTCGACATGGTGGCGTCGTCGGGACTGGCGCATGAGCGTATCGAGTTCGAGATCACCGAGACGGCCGTGATGACCGATCTGGCGGTGGCGGGCCAGTTGCTGGCGGACCTGTCGGCAGCCGGCTACCGGATTGCGCTGGACGATTTCGGCTCGGGCTATTCGAGCTTCCAGTACATCGACCAGTTGCCGCTGGACAAGGTGAAGCTCGACAAGAGCTTCGTGCGCCGCGTGCCGCATAATGTGAAATCGCGCGAGATCATCGCCAGCATCATCGCGCTATGCTGCCGGCTGGGGCTGCGCTGCGTGCTCGAAGGGGTGGAGACCGAGGACGAGATGGTTGCCCTGACCCCGCTCGGCCCGGACCTGATCCAGGGCTATCTGTTCGGCAGGCCGATGCCACTGGCCCAGGCCATTGCGGCGGTGGCCGACGAGCGCGCGGCCCGGCTGCGGGCAGAGGCGCTGACCGCCCGCGCCGCTGGTCCGAAAAAGCAACGGAAAGCTGCGGCTTCCTAA